A genomic region of Leptospira bourretii contains the following coding sequences:
- a CDS encoding FlgO family outer membrane protein: MNMLPHLGWNLRFKKIVFVLILFSFSACYLGEERESKPQKKTVPPLEQLALSLSEKGFYFQPQRLVVLTFLDHEGKKSPYGEILAEKLTTELVKKDRFQILDRLANEKVLKEAGLGLDVPTDTATLRKIGDVLKLDVIITGIVTPYQDGVFVNTRLIEIKSGLILKADEVYVRIDG; the protein is encoded by the coding sequence ATGAATATGTTACCTCACTTGGGATGGAACTTGCGTTTTAAAAAAATAGTTTTTGTTTTGATTTTATTTAGCTTTAGCGCTTGTTATTTGGGAGAAGAAAGAGAGTCCAAACCCCAGAAAAAAACCGTTCCCCCTCTCGAACAACTGGCCCTATCTCTCTCAGAAAAAGGATTTTATTTCCAACCACAAAGGCTTGTTGTTTTAACTTTTTTAGACCATGAAGGTAAAAAAAGTCCCTACGGCGAAATCCTTGCAGAAAAACTAACCACTGAACTTGTAAAAAAAGATAGATTCCAAATCCTAGACCGCTTGGCCAATGAAAAGGTTTTAAAAGAAGCTGGACTTGGTTTGGATGTTCCCACTGACACGGCCACCTTGCGGAAAATAGGCGATGTTTTGAAACTGGATGTCATCATCACGGGAATTGTGACACCATACCAAGACGGAGTTTTTGTCAATACCAGACTAATCGAAATCAAATCAGGTCTCATCCTCAAAGCGGATGAAGTTTATGTCCGTATTGACGGCTAA